A stretch of Candidatus Symbiobacter mobilis CR DNA encodes these proteins:
- a CDS encoding type I restriction-modification system subunit M: MAETTGTASTLADFIWKNAEYLWGDFKHTDFGKIILPFTLLRRLECVLEPSRQEVLNSHATFRDSGIHLDVILRQATRYPFYNTSKYALGNLGSGKTAQNLLDYISHFSDNARVIFDQFDFSNTVSRLNKAGVLYKICQNFAKVDLHPNEVPDRVMSNLYEHLIRRFGAEVNEGAEDFMTPRDVVHLATSLLLDPDDAFFASHPGLIRTLYDQTCGTGGFLSDAMNHVADHSSHYKVPPVLVPYGQELEPETHAVCLTAMLLRTLETDPGRDLSKNIKLGSTLSADHFKGERFHYSVSNPPFGKKWEKDADAVNLEHKEKKYEGRFGPGLPRINDGSMLFLMNLASKMELPANGGGRAAIVLSGSPLFNGGAGSGESEIRRWLLENDLVEAIVALPTEIFFRTGIGTYLWILSNKKPENRKGRVQLINATGLWTAIKNEGNKRRIISDEQRAQILEIYAAAQDGPISKMLDYRTFGYRRITVERPLRMRFEASDEWVANFNAMTNGAHAEAFTKVRGNFDSLQTLFAAAGIKKMPKGHLKELMAVIGIKDPEAQPMLDEKGNVMPDSDLRDNENVPLGQDIRDYFAKEVLAHVPDAWIDETKRDEKDKKVGIVGYEINFNRFFYQYVPPRKLTDIDADLKAVEAEIADLLGEVTE; encoded by the coding sequence ATGGCAGAAACGACAGGAACAGCTTCCACGCTGGCGGACTTCATTTGGAAAAACGCTGAATACCTTTGGGGGGACTTCAAGCACACGGACTTTGGCAAGATCATCCTGCCCTTCACGCTGCTTCGACGGCTGGAGTGCGTGCTGGAGCCAAGCCGTCAAGAGGTGCTGAACAGTCACGCCACATTCAGGGATTCGGGTATCCACCTGGATGTGATCTTGAGGCAGGCAACCCGATACCCTTTCTACAACACCTCCAAGTACGCGCTGGGGAACTTGGGCAGCGGCAAGACAGCACAGAACCTGCTCGACTACATCTCCCATTTCTCTGACAACGCCAGAGTCATTTTTGACCAGTTCGATTTCTCGAACACAGTCTCTCGCTTGAACAAGGCTGGCGTTCTCTACAAGATTTGCCAGAACTTCGCCAAAGTCGATTTGCACCCAAATGAAGTGCCAGATCGCGTGATGAGCAACCTCTATGAACACCTGATTCGCCGGTTTGGTGCTGAGGTGAATGAAGGTGCTGAGGATTTCATGACACCACGCGATGTGGTGCATCTGGCAACGTCCCTGCTGCTTGACCCTGACGATGCCTTCTTTGCATCGCACCCAGGTTTGATTCGCACCCTGTATGACCAGACATGCGGCACTGGCGGGTTCCTGTCAGATGCGATGAATCATGTTGCCGATCACAGCAGCCATTACAAGGTGCCACCTGTGCTGGTTCCTTACGGGCAAGAGTTGGAGCCTGAAACGCATGCAGTGTGCCTCACGGCCATGTTGCTTCGCACGCTGGAAACCGACCCAGGTCGAGATCTGTCGAAAAACATCAAACTGGGTTCAACACTCTCTGCTGACCACTTCAAAGGTGAGCGGTTTCATTACAGCGTCAGTAATCCCCCTTTCGGAAAAAAGTGGGAAAAAGATGCCGATGCCGTCAACCTGGAGCACAAGGAAAAGAAGTACGAAGGTCGCTTTGGGCCAGGCTTGCCGCGCATCAACGATGGTTCCATGCTGTTTTTGATGAACCTTGCGAGCAAGATGGAGTTGCCTGCCAACGGTGGTGGCAGAGCGGCCATTGTTCTTTCTGGATCGCCTTTGTTCAACGGAGGCGCGGGGTCTGGTGAATCTGAAATCCGCCGCTGGTTGCTGGAGAACGATCTGGTGGAAGCCATCGTGGCACTGCCCACGGAAATCTTCTTCCGCACGGGCATTGGCACCTACCTGTGGATTCTCTCGAACAAGAAGCCAGAAAACCGCAAAGGACGGGTGCAATTGATCAACGCAACGGGCCTGTGGACTGCTATCAAAAACGAAGGCAACAAGCGACGCATCATCAGTGATGAGCAACGCGCACAAATCCTGGAGATTTACGCAGCAGCCCAAGACGGCCCCATTAGCAAAATGCTGGACTACCGCACGTTCGGTTACCGCCGCATCACGGTGGAGCGGCCCTTGCGTATGCGGTTTGAAGCCAGTGACGAATGGGTGGCGAACTTCAACGCCATGACCAACGGTGCCCATGCTGAAGCGTTTACCAAAGTCAGAGGCAACTTTGACAGCTTACAAACCTTGTTTGCAGCGGCTGGCATCAAGAAAATGCCCAAGGGACACCTGAAAGAGTTGATGGCGGTCATAGGCATCAAAGACCCAGAGGCTCAGCCCATGCTCGATGAAAAGGGCAACGTGATGCCCGACAGCGACTTGCGGGATAACGAAAACGTTCCACTGGGCCAAGATATTCGGGACTACTTCGCAAAGGAAGTCCTTGCCCATGTGCCGGATGCCTGGATCGATGAAACCAAGCGGGACGAGAAGGACAAAAAGGTCGGCATCGTCGGCTACGAAATCAACTTCAACCGATTTTTTTATCAGTATGTGCCGCCACGCAAATTGACTGATATTGACGCTGATCTTAAAGCCGTGGAAGCTGAGATAGCTGACTTGTTGGGCGAGGTGACGGAATGA
- a CDS encoding restriction endonuclease subunit S, with product MSHYKPYPAYKESGVEWIGQVPEHWGVKPIYSVASLRNGFPFKAELFRKEGAKSNRILRIRDISGDDEAIYSDEPSPKMAEIKSGDILIGMDGDFNVHLWERGNAKLNQRMCAVNGNTNEISYFLSHSVAIPLKMVNDLAYATTVKHLSSYEVLHTRVPIPPQEELKFINQTLNRETTRIDTLISKKTRFIELLKEKRQALITQAVTKGLDPNVKMKDSGVEWIGEVPEHWQVARIKRHAKIRTERRNDISSGVIYIGLEDVESKSGKYKPISRNSRQSEDSTVGVFYKDDVLYSKLRPYLRKSIVTKMDGTCSTEFLVLKTNNTNPRWLNQWLLTTEVTHQIEAGCEGAKMPRADWEHVASIEMPAPNEEEQVRILVALDRETTRIDTLIEKSKLSIDLLKERRSALITAAVTGQIDLREAV from the coding sequence ATGAGCCATTACAAACCATATCCTGCGTACAAAGAATCCGGTGTTGAATGGATTGGACAGGTGCCAGAGCACTGGGGGGTTAAGCCTATTTATTCCGTTGCATCACTTAGAAATGGCTTCCCGTTTAAGGCTGAGCTATTTAGAAAAGAAGGGGCGAAGTCGAACAGAATCTTGCGAATCCGTGATATCAGCGGAGATGATGAGGCAATCTATTCTGATGAACCATCCCCAAAGATGGCTGAGATCAAAAGTGGTGATATCTTAATCGGTATGGATGGTGATTTTAATGTTCATCTCTGGGAGCGTGGAAATGCAAAACTAAATCAGCGAATGTGCGCTGTAAATGGAAATACAAATGAGATTTCTTATTTTCTAAGTCATTCCGTAGCGATTCCTCTCAAGATGGTCAATGATTTGGCCTATGCAACTACGGTTAAACACCTGTCATCCTACGAAGTATTGCATACACGCGTTCCGATTCCGCCACAGGAAGAGCTGAAATTCATCAATCAAACGCTCAACCGCGAAACCACCCGCATCGACACCCTCATTTCCAAGAAAACCCGCTTCATCGAACTCCTGAAAGAGAAGCGTCAGGCGCTGATCACTCAGGCTGTCACCAAGGGACTTGATCCCAATGTGAAGATGAAGGATTCAGGGGTGGAGTGGATTGGGGAGGTGCCTGAACATTGGCAAGTAGCAAGAATCAAAAGACATGCGAAGATTCGCACAGAACGCAGAAATGACATTTCCAGTGGCGTAATTTATATCGGACTTGAGGATGTTGAAAGCAAGTCTGGTAAATATAAGCCAATCAGTAGAAATTCTCGGCAATCAGAAGACTCAACAGTAGGGGTTTTTTATAAAGATGATGTCCTTTATAGCAAGCTTCGACCGTATTTGCGAAAATCGATTGTGACTAAGATGGATGGCACCTGCTCCACTGAGTTCTTGGTTCTAAAGACAAATAACACAAATCCTCGCTGGCTGAACCAGTGGTTACTCACGACAGAGGTAACACATCAAATTGAGGCGGGTTGCGAAGGAGCCAAAATGCCTCGCGCAGATTGGGAGCATGTCGCTTCTATTGAGATGCCCGCTCCGAATGAAGAAGAACAAGTCCGCATTCTTGTTGCCCTTGACCGCGAAACCACCCGCATCGATACGTTAATTGAAAAATCAAAGCTCAGCATCGACCTCCTAAAAGAACGCCGCTCAGCACTCATAACAGCCGCCGTAACAGGTCAAATCGATCTCCGGGAGGCGGTATGA
- a CDS encoding helix-turn-helix domain-containing protein, with protein sequence MDKEMEQFQNDLLESVRQMKAGKAARTTVVTPTAAAEARAKVGVPQIAFAAMLGVSVRTLQEWEQGRREPSGAARSLLRIAQTHPQALRELMA encoded by the coding sequence ATGGATAAAGAGATGGAACAGTTCCAGAACGACTTGCTGGAATCGGTGCGGCAGATGAAAGCGGGCAAAGCCGCCCGAACCACCGTGGTGACCCCGACAGCAGCGGCTGAAGCCCGTGCCAAAGTTGGCGTGCCCCAAATTGCCTTTGCCGCCATGCTGGGCGTTTCGGTTCGCACCTTGCAGGAATGGGAGCAAGGCAGGCGCGAACCTTCGGGTGCTGCACGCTCTCTGCTGCGCATCGCACAAACCCACCCACAGGCACTGCGCGAGTTGATGGCTTGA
- a CDS encoding cytotoxic translational repressor, translated as MFTVSETEIFQRYAETVWTADERTAFVNWIAVNPFAGDVIPGSNGCRKIRWSRGGMGKRGGVRVVYFTEVEGRIWLLIVYAKAKFDNLPPQFLAKLRYEVEHG; from the coding sequence ATGTTTACCGTTTCTGAAACCGAAATCTTCCAGCGATATGCGGAAACGGTATGGACGGCGGATGAGCGAACGGCGTTTGTGAACTGGATCGCGGTGAACCCATTCGCTGGAGATGTCATCCCAGGCTCCAACGGGTGCAGAAAGATTCGCTGGAGTCGAGGTGGAATGGGCAAGCGTGGCGGTGTGCGCGTCGTGTATTTCACTGAGGTTGAGGGCCGGATATGGCTTTTGATCGTGTATGCCAAGGCCAAGTTTGACAACTTGCCGCCCCAGTTTTTAGCCAAACTTCGATATGAGGTAGAACATGGATAA
- a CDS encoding type I restriction endonuclease subunit R — protein sequence MTSADTAHQEKHFESYVISKLAAQGWKVGETSQYDTERALYPEDVVAWLQATQKAKWDKLCKDNGDRAQNLLLDKVASALDKHGTVQVLRQGLPIAGCGHIDLSEAAPEDKRNEDVLKRYAANILRVVPQLQYHPSRKLAMDLVLFINGLPVATVELKTDFTQSAESAMEQYRTDRLPYDPKSKRKEPLLTFKRGAVVHFAMSDSDIQMATKLDGANTFFLPFNQGNAGHAGNPARADKEYPVAYFWEQICQPDAWLRVFHSFVYVEKKDVVDLKGNWSKKETLIFPRFHQWAAVNGMIADAYKNGPGLSYLCDHSAGSGKTSTISWTAHDLVKLRKDNGEAIFSSVIIVTDRTVLDGQLQDAVKQIDHQFGVIAAIDRQKSSKSKSEQLAEAMRTGVPIIVVTIQTFPYAMEAIVTDKSLKGKNFAVIIDEAHASQTGTTAAKLQSALAMSGAGQMSGLTVEELLEQLQKSRARPENISYFAFTGTPKHSTLMLFGRPPDPTRKADKDNMPQPFHRYTMRQAIEEGFILDVLQGFVPYKTAFHLGKQLEDKKRVSGKQAKRALAQWMTLHPTNVTQKVQFIIEHFSKNVAHRLDGKAKAMVVTSSRAAVIRYKKAFDAYIAKHTEYSSIRSLVAFSGKMTGKQVMHSDDERISGETFIADEDEEFTEINMNPDVAGQDLRIAFDRPEYQLILVADKFQTGFDQPKLVAMYVDKKIANDVEIVQTYSRLNRMAPGKDEVFIIDFVNDPANVRRAFALYDQGALIEEVQDPDVVYVIKKYLDDQRFYETSDLEKFKEARFRTIRDITHAQEPQHKALYAATEQPTRLFHQRRKMLREAIETWEGAYTKALNQGDKAGMKSADHHRKEHAEQLKSLLAFKSGLGRFCRTYAYVAQLIDFGDPELENFAAFAKLLQKRLSGEPPENVDLVGLVLTGFEIKCKTEPQAPDEKTPILKPVGPGGGGGGDDPKFLQEIIAKLNALFGDVAPLKDQAIFVNHITSIARENDVVMAQVENSPSRELALKGNLPGAVQQGVVRALTSHQKLATLLLKSDKQALAGLTDVIYDLLRDQKDIDVGDMGV from the coding sequence ATGACCTCGGCAGACACAGCGCACCAAGAAAAGCATTTCGAGTCCTACGTCATCTCGAAGCTGGCTGCACAAGGCTGGAAAGTGGGCGAGACCAGCCAGTACGACACCGAGCGGGCTTTGTACCCAGAGGACGTTGTTGCGTGGTTGCAGGCAACCCAGAAAGCCAAGTGGGACAAGCTTTGCAAAGACAACGGGGATCGTGCCCAAAACTTGCTATTGGACAAGGTGGCATCTGCCCTGGACAAGCATGGAACTGTGCAGGTGCTGCGCCAGGGGCTGCCCATCGCGGGGTGCGGCCACATTGACTTGTCCGAGGCGGCTCCTGAAGACAAGCGAAATGAAGACGTTCTGAAGCGGTATGCCGCAAACATCTTGCGCGTCGTGCCCCAGTTGCAGTACCACCCTTCACGCAAGCTGGCGATGGATCTGGTGCTGTTCATCAACGGCTTGCCCGTTGCCACGGTGGAACTCAAAACCGACTTCACGCAGTCCGCTGAATCGGCCATGGAGCAGTACCGTACAGATCGCTTGCCCTATGACCCCAAGAGCAAGCGCAAGGAGCCGTTGCTGACGTTCAAACGTGGGGCAGTGGTTCACTTTGCCATGTCTGATTCAGACATTCAGATGGCTACGAAGTTGGACGGTGCCAACACCTTTTTCCTGCCCTTCAACCAGGGCAACGCCGGACATGCAGGCAACCCTGCACGTGCGGACAAGGAATACCCCGTGGCCTACTTCTGGGAGCAGATTTGCCAACCCGATGCTTGGTTGCGCGTGTTTCACAGCTTTGTTTATGTCGAGAAGAAGGACGTTGTTGACCTCAAGGGCAATTGGTCGAAGAAGGAAACACTGATCTTTCCGCGTTTCCACCAGTGGGCTGCCGTCAACGGCATGATTGCCGACGCATACAAGAACGGCCCTGGCCTGTCATACCTGTGTGACCACAGCGCGGGTTCAGGCAAAACCAGCACGATCTCCTGGACGGCTCACGATCTGGTCAAGCTGCGCAAGGACAATGGAGAAGCCATCTTCAGCAGCGTCATCATCGTCACAGACCGCACCGTTCTCGATGGACAGTTGCAGGATGCCGTCAAGCAAATTGACCATCAATTTGGCGTGATTGCGGCCATTGACCGCCAAAAATCCTCCAAGTCAAAAAGCGAGCAATTGGCTGAGGCCATGCGCACTGGCGTGCCGATCATCGTGGTCACCATCCAGACCTTTCCCTACGCGATGGAAGCCATCGTCACGGACAAGAGCCTGAAGGGCAAAAACTTCGCGGTGATCATCGATGAGGCCCACGCATCACAAACAGGCACCACGGCTGCAAAACTGCAATCGGCACTCGCCATGAGTGGGGCCGGACAGATGTCAGGCCTGACTGTCGAAGAGTTGCTGGAGCAACTGCAAAAGTCCCGCGCACGCCCTGAAAACATCAGCTATTTCGCGTTCACAGGCACGCCCAAACATTCCACATTGATGTTGTTTGGAAGGCCCCCTGACCCCACGAGAAAAGCCGACAAAGACAACATGCCCCAGCCGTTTCATCGCTACACCATGCGTCAGGCGATTGAAGAGGGCTTTATCCTGGACGTGCTTCAAGGCTTCGTGCCGTACAAGACGGCATTCCACTTGGGTAAGCAGCTTGAGGACAAAAAACGGGTAAGCGGCAAGCAGGCCAAACGTGCGCTTGCGCAGTGGATGACCCTGCACCCAACCAACGTGACACAGAAGGTGCAGTTCATCATCGAGCACTTCAGCAAGAACGTCGCGCACCGTTTGGACGGGAAGGCCAAAGCGATGGTGGTGACCAGTTCCCGTGCGGCTGTCATTCGTTACAAAAAGGCCTTTGATGCCTACATTGCCAAACACACAGAGTATTCGAGCATCCGCTCGTTGGTGGCCTTCTCCGGCAAGATGACCGGAAAGCAGGTGATGCACTCAGACGATGAGCGCATCTCGGGCGAGACATTCATTGCAGATGAAGACGAGGAGTTCACCGAAATCAACATGAACCCCGATGTGGCGGGCCAGGATTTGCGGATTGCATTCGACCGCCCCGAATACCAACTGATACTGGTGGCCGACAAGTTCCAGACTGGGTTCGACCAGCCAAAGTTGGTGGCGATGTATGTGGACAAGAAGATAGCCAACGATGTCGAAATTGTGCAGACCTACTCTCGCCTGAACCGCATGGCTCCAGGCAAGGACGAGGTGTTCATCATCGATTTCGTCAACGATCCCGCCAATGTTCGCCGCGCCTTTGCCCTGTATGACCAAGGAGCGTTGATCGAAGAAGTGCAAGACCCGGATGTCGTCTACGTGATCAAGAAATATCTGGATGACCAACGCTTTTACGAAACTTCCGATCTCGAAAAATTCAAGGAAGCACGCTTCAGGACCATTCGTGACATCACACACGCACAGGAGCCCCAGCACAAGGCACTGTATGCGGCCACGGAACAGCCCACACGCCTGTTCCATCAACGGCGCAAGATGTTGCGCGAAGCGATTGAGACATGGGAGGGTGCATACACCAAAGCGCTGAACCAGGGCGACAAAGCTGGCATGAAGTCAGCAGACCATCATCGCAAAGAGCACGCCGAACAGCTCAAGTCTTTATTGGCATTCAAGTCGGGATTGGGTCGCTTTTGCCGCACCTATGCGTATGTGGCGCAATTGATCGATTTTGGTGACCCGGAGCTGGAGAACTTCGCTGCCTTTGCAAAGCTGCTTCAAAAGCGACTGAGTGGCGAACCGCCTGAAAACGTCGATCTGGTGGGCCTGGTGCTGACAGGGTTTGAGATCAAGTGCAAAACAGAGCCACAAGCCCCTGACGAAAAAACGCCGATCCTCAAACCTGTTGGGCCAGGAGGTGGCGGCGGTGGTGATGACCCCAAATTCCTGCAAGAAATCATCGCCAAGCTCAATGCACTGTTTGGTGATGTGGCACCGTTGAAAGACCAGGCCATATTCGTCAATCACATCACGTCCATCGCCCGAGAAAACGATGTGGTGATGGCGCAGGTGGAAAACAGTCCATCCCGCGAACTCGCTTTAAAGGGCAATCTGCCAGGTGCTGTGCAGCAGGGGGTGGTGCGTGCGCTTACGTCACATCAGAAGCTGGCTACCCTGTTGCTCAAATCCGATAAGCAGGCACTGGCTGGACTCACTGATGTGATCTATGACCTGCTTCGTGATCAAAAAGACATTGATGTAGGTGACATGGGTGTTTGA